The following are from one region of the Falco biarmicus isolate bFalBia1 chromosome 1, bFalBia1.pri, whole genome shotgun sequence genome:
- the RNFT1 gene encoding E3 ubiquitin-protein ligase RNFT1 isoform X2, whose amino-acid sequence MQPNCSHLHNIQGSGDDSSSQSTHAARLSGEGSCHHSSDIRIQLNSAVGESRENASSRHSRPGSQSRSHGHAHSEAAGLDDSAPDSEEHSGSSLSELRYLLQWLHKSISLGIGLLTTYMYANKSIVNQVFLRERCSKLQCAWLLVYLTGSSLLLYYTFHSQSLYYSLIFLKPTVDFMNFWEVLWIVGVTDFILKFLFMGFKCFILLVPSFMMSFKSKGYWYMLLEELCQYYRMFVPIPVWFRYLIGYGELDSVLGWTLGILLGLLYLILKLLSFFGQLRNFRQVLRIFCTRPHYGVTASKRQCSESDDICSICQAEFQKPILLICQHTFCEECISLWFNREKTCPLCRTVISDHVNKWKDGATSMHLQIF is encoded by the exons atgCAACCAAACTGCAGTCACCTCCACAACATCCAAGGCAGCGGTGATGACTCTTCATCTCAGAGCACCCACGCAGCAAGGCTGTCAGGAGAGGGCTCGTGCCATCATAGCAGCGATATTCGCATACAGCTAAATTCTGCTGTGGGAGAATCCAGAGAAAATGCGAGTTCCCGGCACTCGAGGCCAGGTTCCCAAAGTCGCTCACACGGACATGCCCACAGCGAAGCAGCAGGGCTCGATGATTCTGCTCCAGACTCAGAGGAACACAGCGGCAGCTCCCTCTCAGAGCTCAGATACCTCCTCCAGTGGCTGCACAAAA GCATTTCTCTTGGAATTGGGCTGCTAACAACTTATATGTATGCAAACAAAAGCATAGTAAATCAGGTTTTTCTAAGA GAACGGTGCTCCAAGTTGCAGTGTGCTTGGTTACTAGTATACCTAACTGGATCATCTCTCCTCTTGTATTACACCTTTCATTCTCAGTCACTGTATTACAG CTTAATCTTCTTAAAACCTACTGTGGATTTTATGAACTTCTGGGAGGTACTTTGGATTGTGGGAGTCACAGACTTTATTCTGAAATTCCTCTTCATGGGCTTCAAGTGCTTTATTCTCTTGGTGCCTTCTTTTATGATGTCCTTTAAATCCAAG GGCTACTGGTACATGCTGTTAGAAGAACTCTGCCAGTATTACCGTATGTTTGTCCCCATACCAGTTTGGTTCCGTTATCTTATTGGCTATGGGGAGCTGGACAGTGTACTAGGATGGACCCTTGGGATACTGCTGGGCCTTCTCTACCTCATCCTAAAA cTTTTGAGCTTTTTTGGACAACTGAGAAACTTCAGGCAGGTCTTACGGATATTTTGTACACGACCA CACTATGGGGTGACAGCTAGCAAGAGACAATGTTCTGAATCGGATGATATTTGTTCAATCTGCCAAGCTGAATTTCAGAAGCCTATTCTGCTCATCTGTCAG CACACATTTTGTGAAGAATGCATCTCTTTATGGTTTAATAGAGAAAAAACGTGTCCACTCTGCAGAACTGTTATTTCAG
- the RNFT1 gene encoding E3 ubiquitin-protein ligase RNFT1 isoform X1, translating to MQPNCSHLHNIQGSGDDSSSQSTHAARLSGEGSCHHSSDIRIQLNSAVGESRENASSRHSRPGSQSRSHGHAHSEAAGLDDSAPDSEEHSGSSLSELRYLLQWLHKSLPYILILCVKLIMQHIIGISLGIGLLTTYMYANKSIVNQVFLRERCSKLQCAWLLVYLTGSSLLLYYTFHSQSLYYSLIFLKPTVDFMNFWEVLWIVGVTDFILKFLFMGFKCFILLVPSFMMSFKSKGYWYMLLEELCQYYRMFVPIPVWFRYLIGYGELDSVLGWTLGILLGLLYLILKLLSFFGQLRNFRQVLRIFCTRPHYGVTASKRQCSESDDICSICQAEFQKPILLICQHTFCEECISLWFNREKTCPLCRTVISDHVNKWKDGATSMHLQIF from the exons atgCAACCAAACTGCAGTCACCTCCACAACATCCAAGGCAGCGGTGATGACTCTTCATCTCAGAGCACCCACGCAGCAAGGCTGTCAGGAGAGGGCTCGTGCCATCATAGCAGCGATATTCGCATACAGCTAAATTCTGCTGTGGGAGAATCCAGAGAAAATGCGAGTTCCCGGCACTCGAGGCCAGGTTCCCAAAGTCGCTCACACGGACATGCCCACAGCGAAGCAGCAGGGCTCGATGATTCTGCTCCAGACTCAGAGGAACACAGCGGCAGCTCCCTCTCAGAGCTCAGATACCTCCTCCAGTGGCTGCACAAAAGTCTGCCGTATATCTTGATTCTGTGTGTCAAACTGATCATGCAGCATATAATTG GCATTTCTCTTGGAATTGGGCTGCTAACAACTTATATGTATGCAAACAAAAGCATAGTAAATCAGGTTTTTCTAAGA GAACGGTGCTCCAAGTTGCAGTGTGCTTGGTTACTAGTATACCTAACTGGATCATCTCTCCTCTTGTATTACACCTTTCATTCTCAGTCACTGTATTACAG CTTAATCTTCTTAAAACCTACTGTGGATTTTATGAACTTCTGGGAGGTACTTTGGATTGTGGGAGTCACAGACTTTATTCTGAAATTCCTCTTCATGGGCTTCAAGTGCTTTATTCTCTTGGTGCCTTCTTTTATGATGTCCTTTAAATCCAAG GGCTACTGGTACATGCTGTTAGAAGAACTCTGCCAGTATTACCGTATGTTTGTCCCCATACCAGTTTGGTTCCGTTATCTTATTGGCTATGGGGAGCTGGACAGTGTACTAGGATGGACCCTTGGGATACTGCTGGGCCTTCTCTACCTCATCCTAAAA cTTTTGAGCTTTTTTGGACAACTGAGAAACTTCAGGCAGGTCTTACGGATATTTTGTACACGACCA CACTATGGGGTGACAGCTAGCAAGAGACAATGTTCTGAATCGGATGATATTTGTTCAATCTGCCAAGCTGAATTTCAGAAGCCTATTCTGCTCATCTGTCAG CACACATTTTGTGAAGAATGCATCTCTTTATGGTTTAATAGAGAAAAAACGTGTCCACTCTGCAGAACTGTTATTTCAG